A genomic stretch from Nitrospirota bacterium includes:
- a CDS encoding alkene reductase produces MKIFSKYNLGRLELKNRIVMSPMTRSRAIDNIPNDIMVKYYKQRAGAGLIITEGTAPSENGVGYPRIPGIYNDKQILGWKKITEAVHSNEGKIFLQLMHTGRVSHPENMKQGTIIIAPSAIAMSGEMYTDTKGLQPYPVPQEMTLQDIETAQNAYIQAADNAIEAGFDGVELHGANGYLIDQFINPASNHRNDSYGNSSQNRCRFAIEVAQKVADAIGAEKTGIRLSPYGVFNDMIVFDDIEQTYEYLAGSLGKIRLAYIHIVNHSSMGAPEVPESVISKIRKSFGGTIIASGGLDKEKAEKILEEGKADLAAFGRAFLANPDLVNKMKNDLPLNKPDYDTFYTPGEKGYIDYP; encoded by the coding sequence TATTTAGCAAGTATAATTTAGGCAGGCTTGAATTAAAAAACAGAATTGTGATGTCTCCAATGACAAGGTCAAGGGCAATTGACAATATCCCTAATGATATTATGGTGAAATACTATAAACAGAGGGCCGGTGCAGGATTAATAATTACAGAAGGGACAGCGCCATCAGAAAACGGCGTGGGTTATCCCCGTATCCCGGGTATTTATAATGATAAACAAATACTTGGCTGGAAGAAGATTACGGAAGCTGTTCATAGTAACGAAGGTAAAATATTCTTACAGTTGATGCATACAGGTCGTGTATCACACCCGGAGAATATGAAGCAGGGGACAATAATTATTGCACCATCAGCTATTGCAATGAGTGGTGAAATGTATACCGATACTAAAGGACTTCAGCCTTACCCGGTTCCACAGGAAATGACATTACAAGATATTGAAACAGCTCAAAACGCATATATACAGGCAGCTGATAATGCCATCGAAGCAGGTTTTGATGGGGTAGAGCTGCATGGCGCCAATGGATACCTGATTGATCAGTTTATCAACCCTGCATCAAATCATCGAAACGATAGCTATGGGAATTCAAGTCAAAACCGCTGCAGATTTGCAATCGAAGTGGCTCAAAAAGTAGCAGACGCTATTGGCGCTGAAAAAACCGGTATCAGACTTTCTCCATATGGAGTGTTCAATGATATGATTGTTTTTGATGATATCGAACAGACCTATGAATATCTGGCTGGCAGCCTTGGGAAAATAAGATTAGCTTATATTCATATAGTTAACCATTCTTCTATGGGAGCCCCGGAAGTTCCTGAATCTGTAATATCAAAAATCCGTAAGTCTTTTGGCGGTACCATTATTGCCAGTGGAGGCCTGGATAAAGAAAAAGCAGAGAAAATATTGGAAGAGGGAAAAGCTGATCTGGCAGCATTTGGCAGGGCATTCCTGGCTAATCCGGACCTCGTAAATAAAATGAAGAATGATCTGCCTTTAAATAAACCTGATTATGATACATTTTATACACCTGGCGAAAAGGGTTATATTGATTATCCTTAA